The genomic stretch AGTGGTCGCGAAGTTCCAGTCGACGGCTCCGGAAGAAGGTGACAAACTCCTCGATGATTCCGTTCAAACGTCTGATCTCATCACGGATAATTTTTGTTATGTGGTAAAATTCTTTTTTCTTTTCTTCACCTTGAGGAGAATGCTCTCGCTGGAGTCTCTGGCTGGCCATACTGATAGCATTCAATGGGTTACGGATTTCATGAGCTACTCCGGCGGCAAGTTGCCCAAGGGCAGAAAGTCTTTCAGCTCGCTGGAGTTGTTCTCCCATTTCTTCTATTCTTGCCAGATGCCTTTTCTGATTCCAGTAAAGCGCCCATATCGACACAATACCGATCAGCACGATGAATATCATGGAAAAAAACATTCGGGTTTCATTTTCTTTGAGGATTTCGTTGGCCTTATCCATCTCGAGGCCGATCCGTGCATATCCAAACACCCTTTTATTCAGGCTAAACGGTGTGAGTATTTCGAGAATTTCCTTTCCGTCAAATAGGATCTTATGACTTGCCATCTTTGATTTTTCTGCCAGGATATCTTGGACAATTGAACTTGTCTTTCCAAATCCTTGTGGAATTTCACCAGCTTGCCCAAGCACCCTTCCCTGCTGATCCATAACCATTAAATAGGTCAGGCCCTGCCCCCACCCCACATCTTCAATAACTTTATTAACAGTTACTTTGGTGCTCCAGTACCTTGTTCTTTTGTCATCCAGAGCAATAATAATGGTGCCCCTTTTATCTTTCCGGGGGAAGGTTATATAACTAATTTCGTCGAGCTTCCCGAATATATTCAATAGATATACAATTATATCTTTGTTTGTGGATATAATTGATGGAACCGTCGGTGCGTCGGCATCCTGAAGAAAATTTCTGCTCTGAAAAACAATCTTTCCCCGTTTATTGAAAAAAGTGATAAGAGAAAGATTGTCACGGTCGGCTATTTCCCCCATGTCCTCTGCACTTAGATGCTCCGTTTTCCATTCTTTATCTATTTTCTCTGCAAGATCCCCAAGAGTCTTTACAAGAGATTCTTGGTAAGAAAGTGCCTTACCGGTAAGTTTGCCGCCCCCTTTAGGTTCTTTAAGTGCCCGGCGCAGATAATTTATATTTTCCTGCGTTACATTTTCGACGGTTGTAATGATATCAAGTCCTCTGTTCTCCATGAAACCAATCAGCGTTTTGTCAAGCCTTTTCCGTTCCATGATCCCCATGACCACAACTAAA from Syntrophales bacterium encodes the following:
- a CDS encoding ATP-binding protein, producing the protein MRRFEYYDAGLYEIIEEEEVETLKRDKKAISKHIMPLTVSLVIVVFIFLVVVMGIMERKRLDKTLIGFMENRGLDIITTVENVTQENINYLRRALKEPKGGGKLTGKALSYQESLVKTLGDLAEKIDKEWKTEHLSAEDMGEIADRDNLSLITFFNKRGKIVFQSRNFLQDADAPTVPSIISTNKDIIVYLLNIFGKLDEISYITFPRKDKRGTIIIALDDKRTRYWSTKVTVNKVIEDVGWGQGLTYLMVMDQQGRVLGQAGEIPQGFGKTSSIVQDILAEKSKMASHKILFDGKEILEILTPFSLNKRVFGYARIGLEMDKANEILKENETRMFFSMIFIVLIGIVSIWALYWNQKRHLARIEEMGEQLQRAERLSALGQLAAGVAHEIRNPLNAISMASQRLQREHSPQGEEKKKEFYHITKIIRDEIRRLNGIIEEFVTFFRSRRLELRDHSIVDVLQKIVDLMEEEVKARGITIKTVWNGNDALVPMDVDKLEQALYNIFKNGMESISGDGTITVSVKPDETDKVSVEVSDTGSGLTPEEVDRIFDPEYTTKEKGLGLGLPLAHEIIRGHRGEIRVKSKPGSGTIFEVLLPVKRTE